GTACTCCGTGACCTCTGCCTGGTCTCCTTCTCTCTCATCGGCGGCGTGATCCTTGGCCTCACCGTCCTCTCCCTCCTCTCGATGACCGTGAAGGAACTCTCCGATATCCCCCATCTCCTCAAGGTCGCCTCTGACGCGAAGGTGGTCGACTCCGTCGTCCTGACGATGGGAGCAGGGCTGAACGCCGTCCTCATCCTCCTCATCCTCGGCATCCCCCTTGCATATGTCCTCGCACGGACCGACTTCCGCGGCAAAGGGGTCGTGGAGAGCATCGTCGACATCCCCCTCATCCTCCCGCACACCGTGGCGGGCATCCTCGTCTACCTGTTGTTCATGCGCCGCGGCCTCATCGGCGCCCCATTCTATGCAGTCGGCATCTCTTTCGAGGACGCCTACCCGGGCATCGTCGTCGCCATGGTCTTCGTGGCCTCGCCGTACTTCGTCAACGCGGTGCGGGAGGGCTTTGAGAAGGTGCCTATCCACCTCGAAAACGTGGCCCGGACTCTCGGGGCCTCGCGGTTCACGGCCTTTCGCACTGTTGTCCTCCCTCTTGCAGCCCGCGACATCTTCAACGGGAGCATCCTTGCCTGGGGGAGGGCGATCGGGGAGTTCGCCGCGATCATCATGATCGCCTACTATCCGATGGTCATCTCCACCCTCATCTACTACCGGTTCACGACGAGCGGGATCAAGGAGAGCAGCACCGTCGCTTTCGTGATGATCCTCGCCTGTTTCACCGTCTTTATCGTCCTGCGGACAGCAAGCCGCTTTATCGGGAGGAAATATGATCGAGTTTAGGCATGTCTCCCTCGCCCTTGGCGACTTTTCCCTGAAGGACGTCTCCCTCTCCATCGAGAAAGGGGACTACTACTTCATCATCGGGCCGTCGGGCGCGGGAAAGACCGTGGTCCTGGAGGCGATCGCGGGCCTCCACCTCCCTGACGCGGGAGAGGTGCTCATCCGCGGCGAGGACGTCTCGACAGTGCCGCCGGAGAAGCGGCGGATCGCCCTGGTCTACCAGGACTACTCCCTCTTCCCCCACATGACCGTGCGGGAGAACATCGCCTTCGGCCCAAGGATGCAGAGACTCACGAAGGAGGAGGTCGCCAGCCGGACGGAGAGGTTGCTTGCGTCCTTCGGGATCGAACGCCTTGCCGACCGCTATCCCGGAACGATGAGCGGCGGCGAGCAGCAGCGGGTGGCGATCGCCCGCGCCCTCGCCGTGGAGCCCGAGATCCTCCTCCTCGACGAACCCTTCTCCGCACTGGACCCTCTGACGCGGGAAAGGCTGATGATCGATATCGCGCGTATCCACCGGCAAAGGGGCCTCACCATCGTGCAGGTGACCCATGCACGGGAGGAGGCCCTGCGCCTCGCCACGCGGGCTGCGGTGGTCATCGACGGCAGGCTTGCGCAGG
This window of the Methanofollis ethanolicus genome carries:
- a CDS encoding ABC transporter ATP-binding protein; translated protein: MIEFRHVSLALGDFSLKDVSLSIEKGDYYFIIGPSGAGKTVVLEAIAGLHLPDAGEVLIRGEDVSTVPPEKRRIALVYQDYSLFPHMTVRENIAFGPRMQRLTKEEVASRTERLLASFGIERLADRYPGTMSGGEQQRVAIARALAVEPEILLLDEPFSALDPLTRERLMIDIARIHRQRGLTIVQVTHAREEALRLATRAAVVIDGRLAQEGPVREVFEDPRSVDVARFVGMENILDGTVTENAGGLARVRVGDADISAISDSSAGERVAVVVGAADVAIARPGEGTGMARNRFEATVTGIVPLGGALVRLHLDCGFPLTALVTRRSADEEGLAAGMIVTASFKASAARTIPTD
- a CDS encoding ABC transporter permease → MAQTSVLRDLCLVSFSLIGGVILGLTVLSLLSMTVKELSDIPHLLKVASDAKVVDSVVLTMGAGLNAVLILLILGIPLAYVLARTDFRGKGVVESIVDIPLILPHTVAGILVYLLFMRRGLIGAPFYAVGISFEDAYPGIVVAMVFVASPYFVNAVREGFEKVPIHLENVARTLGASRFTAFRTVVLPLAARDIFNGSILAWGRAIGEFAAIIMIAYYPMVISTLIYYRFTTSGIKESSTVAFVMILACFTVFIVLRTASRFIGRKYDRV